A stretch of DNA from Pan troglodytes isolate AG18354 chromosome 21, NHGRI_mPanTro3-v2.0_pri, whole genome shotgun sequence:
CTCCCTGCAAGCAGCAGAGCTGTAGAATACCAGAAATGGTCTTCCTTCCGAGGCTGCCGTTTTAAGTTCCAAGTGTGAAAGTAACCGAATTTTGCTATGCTTAGAAATCTAAAATCTAGACATTCCCTGAAGAGTCAACTTAGAGTCCCCAATTTCTCGATCTGGCTCCGTCCCACTGACTGACGCCTCCTGCCCACCCCGAAAGGATCCTGGAGCTGCGATCTCGCCAGACTCTATTCCTAGTGATCCACTGCTCTGCTATTTCCCATCAGGAAAAAGTCACCAAACGAATGAACTAGCAAACGGCCCATTCTCGATGGATGTCCCCTCCACTCAGTAAAGCAGAATCCTCCTGTGGCTTGTTTCTCCACGCCTTATTTATGGAATGAGGGCCAAAAGAGAACAGGCTTGAATTGATGTGTATGAAATAGGAATACAGCTGTTCACTACTGCAAAATAGTTTGCACAACTTAAATTTAGGCAATGTTCCTAGTTCCTAGTTAAACTTTTTTAGAAGTCACCTAAACAATTACTGAAGGTTACATGGAATTTCGAAAAACGAAAGGCATTTCATTGAATTGCAAGTAAACATTctaaagcaaaaaccaaaccaaacccaccTCTCCCAGAAACTTCCATTACctctaaagttaaaaataataaaaacaaaagtgatcCTGAAATCACAAAGTTATCTCAATACTTACTGGAGAGCGCAAATTCCTGATGGGATGTGAATGCAGTTCCCCAGTCTAGGCATCTTCTTTGAAACTTCCCCAGATGTTCACCAAATCTCACTAGTAGTGAAagggtatttatatttttaaaaatgtatcatcgTTCTCTGTCTCACTGGGTTGCAGGATAATAAGTAATAGTGTTTCAAAAAACTGTACTCAATTAACATACAGGGTTTCATCCACACATTAGTGTTATGGTAAGCAGTGAGGGAGTATTATCCATGCTTTGAACTGTGTCTGCAATTTGTGTTGCCATCACATAATGCATTATTTTCTCTTCAGCACAAATTCACATCTAAAAATCCAATTGATAGGTCTTTATATAATTATGGCTcacaaatttattctaaaaagtcttttaaaatcatCAGTATTCAATGGAGTTAACAAAGCAAGTCTATGGAAGATGCTTGCATTTAGTGAACAGGATTGAGTCTCTGATTTGCTTTAAATTGAAAGTAAACAGTCGCTAGCCGAATGGAGATTGAACACAACATCTGTGTTGATAGAAGTCTGACTACTTGTTCTGACCATTAGGTTTTAGTTCTAGGCAAAGACTTAAATAGAAGACAACTGGGTTACACCCCCATCCTTCCATATACAAAACACCCTTCTTGTGTCCTTCAAAACTGCACACACTCGCACACACAGCACTTCAATATATCCCAACACAGATTACAGAAAAGTACCTGCAATCCCTCCGTTCCTCTCTGCAACTTTGACTCTGGCTTTTGGTTTCCGTGCCTCAATTGGAAAAGGTAAGTTAGATTGTTGTAAAACCCAAAAACATTTAGGAAAAGGTCACATCTGCTGAGTAAGCATTTTTGAAACAGGTTTGCTGTGGCCTCTGCCAAACTTTGAGGGGCCTTTGTTCCACTCAGACCCTGCGCCAGTCCTCCCTCTCAGTTGTGGAGACACTTATCCTCCTCTTCAGTTAATGAGTTTCACCTAGTctggccatttgtatttttataaaagatcTGCAAAGCACTAattgcaaaaagaagaaaacagctcgTTTTGCATTAATCAGAAGGTGGGATTCTATGgtaaaaacatttctattttaagcTTCAAAAATCAAACCTTTCCCTAATTTCAGGATATGCACACATACAGTCAGTCAGTCTCTGGGTATAGAATGTTAAGCCCTTTGCAGCAATTATTTCTGGCTTGGAGTTTTTTACTCTTTAAAGGAATACTGAAAGGAATAAGATATGCCCACACAAAATACACTTTCagaaaatattgtatataaaagtTGTTTCTTCTTAATGTGACATATTTCTTAAAGAAGTGCACTTCTTTAGTCTAAAGGATTTTTGTTCCAGAAATAAACTGTTCATGAAgactcattttctttaaatatgttacCCGGAGCCCTTGGACTATaagctattattgtttttgtaggTATTGGACTGTAACAAAAAACACTGCCAACCATGTGGGCTTTTAGAACGTTTTCTACAAGTAAAATTTCACAATTATGGTACTATTGTGAGGAAATCAAACtaatataaacaaacattttgaaatttggCACATCAATAATAGATTTGCTAGCTTAGTTAACATTTCTAAAGTCATTCCATTAATATGCCAAAAAAAACCCAAGTTGAGAGAATTTCCTGTGGGTGTACTGTAGCGTTTTCTTACAACTTTGTCTGCTCAGATTATTTGTtcttacataaaatgttttaaaaattagatctcattttctaaaaattctttTACGGCCCCTTGATAAAGGGTGATTCCCTTGCttctttagtgtttttttttttccctctgtgaaAGAAactggagttttaaaaaattactatacAAGAGTCTAGAAAAAGTGCAAGTTTAACTTCTAAAACACCTTCTTATGAATTCATGTTGCACATTCAGAAAAATGTTCTAACAATGAAGTGAAACACAATGTTTCAGCCCCAAGCTGTAATTCTAAAATCTCAAATGTAGAAGAGGTTTAGGGTCTCCGGTAACTATTTGTTTTGATCATTTGCAAATCATGCTTTATCCatgttatttctttaattttcattaattatttataAGCACAAATCTTCAGCTTTTAGTATTTTTCGTCCACTACCAGTCATTTATGAGTAAACTGAGCTGTGTTGTCACATCATGACAActagtattttaaaaacacaccaaGCCATGTATAAacttaatgaaaaagaaatgaccaCTTGACTTTTAGAAAAAAGAACTTGTTTcttttaagttatatttaaatATCCATTTGAAACATAGGAAATATAAATCGGCATATTAAAGAGTAAATACATTATTTGTACAATAAAACACCAACAAAACCAGCGCAACTCCTAAGTTCTAAATATGGTGGAAAAATTATGTTGTAGTTACTTATTCCTTATATCTTGATTACAATTCAATAAATCACCTTTCTTCTTGTCATGCTTTGAATATAGATTAATTGATgtcaattttagaaattttacttGTTTGTTCTAGTACTTTATCAAGGTATTCAAATTCAGACAAGAAAATACCTCAAAGAGAGTAAATACCATGTTTACAGAAGGATagggttatttattttctcagttgaTGTTGGGAGACCAGATTTCATATACAAATAGTATACAACCTTTTTTTCTTATGGTGAGCTGCATCTTAGGGGGGAAAATCCTCTTTTAGGGTAACATACAAACACTCACTTGCCAAATAATCatcaaaacattttgaaatcagcattaaatttaaaaagctccATCAATCCATataatcagtattttattttgattccaTTGCTCTATTACCTAAATGGCAATAATTCCTCTGCAATAATGTTGCTATGTGTATGATCCACCTTGAGCTACAATTCAATTTACTTTCAATCAAACATTAATGAAATTGCACTTAGGGGGCCCTTCGAAAATTAATCTCCCAAGATAAATTCCACTTCAAAAAGGACTCATTGTTAAAGCTGGGTTGATTTTTATAGTTACAAACGCCAACAAAGTTTCCAACTTTGAGAGCTGTAGTTAAGAATGCCGTGTGAACTTCTCCACCTTTTCGCGTCATTTAAGAACTTCTAGGAGGAGAAAATCACCACCTCAAAGCCTCGTGGCATAATGTTACACTACTCGGTTTCCGGGCTGTCGCTGTCCCCCGCCCCCAGCAAGAGGTTCACAGCCTGCTCCTCTCTGAGACCGGTTCGTTTTGAAACGCAGTTTACACGCGCGAGTCGGTTTTCGCATGCCTCCCCCATCCGTTCTAGCAGTTTCTTGCAGACCCTTCGGCTGCACCAGGACCTAGCCCCGGGTCGCCCTCGCTGTCACCACGTCCTGCCATAGAGCAGGTTGGCGCCCAGGACGCCGCCGCTGTACTCCCCGGCGGCCGCGTCCAGGGCCGCCAGGCCGCCCCCCGGGCCGTGCAGCGCGGGTGGGCTGGGCGACAGCTCCTCCAGCTCAGGTGCTGGCGTCGGGGCCGGCGGCTGCGGACCGGCCTGGCCGGGGGTGGGCGTGCTGGCGCCGTTCTGGCACGGCTTGCCGTCCTTGACCAGCACAGGCACCGCCACGCGGCGCGGGGAcggcggcggaggcggcggcgggCCCAGGCCGCcctcctgctgcagctgctgcgcCGCCTTGTCCTTGGCCTGCCGTTTCATCTTGTACCGGTGGTTCTGGAACCAGATCTTGACCTGCGTGGGCGTCAGGTGGATCATGCTGGCCAGGTGCTCGCGCTCGGGCGCCGACAGGTACTTCTGCTGCTTGAAGCGCCGCTCCAGCTCGTAGACCTGCGCCTGCGAGAAGAGCACGCGGCGCTTCCTTCGCGGAGcggctgccgccgccgccgcgtgCAGCGGGCCCAGCGACTTGGCGGCGTCCGCGATGCCGGTCAGCGACCCCATGCCGGCCACATTCACGCCCGCCGACGGCCCCATGAACCTGGAGACTGGGGAAGAGGCCCAAGGGGGAAGGCGAGTGAGCTCCAGGCCCGCCGGGAGCCGGTCCAGCCGCCGCTCTCTTCACGCCGCGGCCGCGACGCCGCCGGGCCCTCGCTGAATCCCAAGACCCCCTGACCGCCGCGGCCTCCGGCCCCAGCACGCCCCGCGCGCCCTCGGCGGGTCCCAGGGCACCACGCGCCCTCAACGGGTCCCAGGACGCCGCGCGCGTTCCCGGTCAGGTCCCAGGACCTCCCGCGCGCCCAGGGTCCCCAGAAACCCCGCGCGTCCCGGGCCGCGTCCCAGGACGCCCCGCGCGCCCGCTCGGCCCCAGGACCGCCTAAGCCGCGCGCACCCCGTCCCGCGCCCCCGCGCCCCTCGGCTGTGGCGGGAAACGCCTGAGCCGCCCGCAGCCCCGCGCTCCTGGCCCCTCTCACTTGACGAGTAGCGTGGGTCCGGGTTGGCGCCGTACCAGCCGGTGGCCGCGCCGCCCCGCATGCCGTCCGTGTAGGCGGGCAGCTcgcccatgttgcccaggccgccGTTGCAGTAGCCGCCCATGGCGCCGTGCGGGAACTGCGAGACGCCGGGCGGCATGTGGTAGGtggcggccgccgccgccgcagctgccgccgccgccgccgcggccgcCGCGTTGTGACCCGCCATGGCGTGAGAAGGCTGCATGCCCGCCACGGTCGCCGCCTGCGAGGAGGGCCCAGGTGGCGGCGCGCGGTAGGCGGCCGCGGCCCCCAGGGGCGCCCCCAGGCCGGGTGGCGCGCCGTCCATGGCGCCGCTGAACTTCTTGTAGGTCTCCTCGATGGGGCTCAGGATGTCGGACACGGAGAAGGGCGTCGTGTGCTTTGGGCTCAACGACATGGCTCGGCGGGCGGCCAGGTAGGGGGGCCTGGGGCGCGCGCCGGCAGGACGCGGCGGCCGCTCGTCGCCGCCACCTCGGCCGCGGCAGCTGAGCCTGTGATGGAGTCGGCGGCTCGGCGAGCCCCCCGGGCTGCGGGATCTGGGGTTTATTTTAGTCCGGCGCCAGGTTTACGACAGACTCGGGGGGCGGAGCAACATCCCAAACGAGCAAACAATGGTCATTGACATCTTTTTCTCtcgcccccccaacccccgccccaTAATGGAGGCAAAAAAGGTAAAAGGGGCAGTTGGGTGTTTCTTGGAAAGATCACTCCCCGTTGCTTTTCCCATCTTTGCTTTTCCCATCCTTCGCTCCTCCATCCGCGGCCGTTACCCCAGCCCTCGAGCACCAGAAATAGAAACTCGGAGGCTGGCGTCGAGGCTAGACATGGACTCCGCGCCTGGCCCCGTCCAGACCCCAGTTTTCTAAAGTGACTTCGCACCAAAGTCCGGTATAATAGCGGAGTGGGGAACGTGCTGCTAAGTTTGGGGGGAGGGTGTTGCGGGGGCTCGCTTCGTCCTCTCCAGTTATCAGCCCCTCATTCGCTCCATCACctaaagtgttaaaaaaaaaaaaaaaaggctcttggGTCCCACCGTAAGAGCGCATAAAGAGAGGAGGTACAATGACCGTCCTTTGCCATTGTAGGGCTCCCTAATTTATGCGTTTTTAGACCCGTAAGCATCATTTTGTGGGCAACCAAACGGGCACTTCCAAATTAGCTCAAAGTATCCAAgcccagagaagagagaaaacacacatacactgaTAAATACGCAGATGCTAACTTGTAAGTATTCTGTTTTTCCTCTGTGGGGATGGAGATTGAACAAGGGAAAGAggggaaacatttttatttcctaaaatgtTTCCTACTGAGTTTGCACTTGTAAAgttgttttttctgctttctttccctttgtgtgtgttcttactctctttctctcagtAAATATCTCTGACTTAAGTTTATTCTCTCATCACTACCGTgatcaaaaagaagagaaagacaaaatatCAAAACTTCCAAATATTTCTAGTTGTTCGCAAtgggtctttttgttgttgttggaaaaATATAACCTGTTCAAGCGATATGAAAATGGATGCAGAAATCAGGTGAAAATTGtagtttctttggaaaaatacaaaaccatagataaacagattttttaaactttgtcaTCCTTTGACTTGCAGTTTTACCCGAATACTTAGACATTATGAACTCTCTACTAAATACTGAACAAGACAAAGCATAAGACAAAAGCAGTGTGCAAAGCATATTgattaaattttgaaaacaatcttgcagcaataataatgataacgAGAAAACAAAGATAACACTTTTAAGTTTTCCTGGAAactggagcaggagaaagaaaaacaaggagagTGCTTTCTTaagcaatattttgtttttttttttttccagaaaagggTGTGTGGAATCGATTTAAGTTTAACCTGACAGTACATGTCTTGAAGGCAAGAACAGTGTTACatattcctttttctgtttggttttagCCCTTTGGTGGAAATGTTCTCCATGGTTTTGTTCTTAggattttaataattgttttgttcAACTCAGTATAGTTTTGCAAAGAATCTGCCCTTTCTAGGGGGGAAAAAGCCATAGGTCACCTATGGGAAGGAAGTGACAGACGAATGTTAAGAGTAatgttttaatatactttaaaaataaaatgcaaggtTACAGGAATTGTTTACAAACATCAGTATTGACTTAGCAAGATTAATATTGCTACAGTTTTAACACGATGCTACTTTTACAGGTCTTTTATGAACTTGAAACACATCGGCTAGGTCTTCATCCTCACCTGCACTGGAATTacctacttaaaaaaaacaaactaatgaTACACAAAGAAGcacttatgtatgtatttaaacaCTTGCTGGGATCCTTCTGAAAACTACAGTTTGAATTTTACGTTTCCGGTTTAGTTTAAATTGTATTGTTTACTTGTATGTATtagcttaaataaaataatagaaagtcaTTTCAAACGTTTCTCAGAGACAACAGGGTAAGTAAAAAATAGTTGCGTTATGACATCTGTGAATATAAAAGTTATTTGTGGCccattatattttacttttcaagtTCAAACGTATTTCAAATATGAAACCCATTATCATAATCTCCATATTGATTAGTTGTCCAAATTGAAAAGtgtttacaattttaattttttccagatGATTATTACTCTGTTTTCAGGCTATAAATTTCATCTCATGTAATTTTCTTCGTAGAACTTTGACATAGCAGTTAACATCAAGTGGTTGTACTacaatttttgcttattttgtttttcaactgcATTGGGTCCTGTTTTAAGTGCATATACATCTGGAATGCTTCCATCTTTAAATTAAAAGCACTTTATCACATCTGAAGGTTCTCTGCAGAGAGTCACTTTCTGACTGCTTAGGAACTTGATaagccaaatagtattccatcacTGTAGGTAAACAGTTCTGGGAAAGAAAAATCTACAATCTTTGACATTTCTTCCTGTCAATTGTTTGTACCTCATTCTGGAAATTACATATCTTCATGCCGGAAACGCTATTTGGATGTGTGTGGATGATTCTGAAAATTGATATAGTCTGAAGgatgtatatgtacatttatatatagaCACAATATAACCCAATTGATATTCCATTGAAGCTTTGTATTCATTTCATCAGATTATCGTGTACCTAAATTATGTGTGGAAATTTATACTTAGTAGATTCTCAAATATTATTGACTAAACTGCATTTCAcaggaaatgtatttctcaggagtgttttctcattgttttacttAAAAAACAATGCTGGCAcccagcaaaataataaaattaaaaaataaaataaaatgcaaatactgCCTAAGGGAATACAGTGAAAAGAATTGGTTCTCTCTCTCCTATCCTTCAAGCCTCCTAGTTCTTCGCCTCAGAGGAATTTGGTGTTACCTGTTTCTTTTGGAATGGCCTGTCCATCTAGAAGCATACTACCATTTTACACACAAAAGATAGCATGCTCTATGTGATTTGGTACCTTGCCTTTTTCATAGTttaggtttttatagtttcacaCATTACAACAttgaaaacagactaagataggCTGTGGCAGATACAGAAATTTTTTCTAGACAAAAAGACAAGATTTCTCTAGACAAAACACTCCTGGCTTTCTGGCAAAAATGTGGTATTTGTTGAAAATCTCTGATGTGTTAGATAGCCTTAGTGccaaaaatatttagcaaaaaaaTTCTAAGGAAAGTGCCTTCTGCAGTTTGGATTTGCTCTTGGCAGACAGAAGCTCAGCGAAAGGGACCTGAGAGGAGTTGAGAAACTTCTGACATACCCACTTTGAAGTGGGGGTCCAGCCAGTACTTAGAGGGAAATATTGTTTCTCTAGGTGGTGAATAGGTTTTCAGTGGGTCTTGTATTTCCTCATCAAGACTGTTTGAAAATATAACTTTCTGCTTGATACCCAAAAACGTAAGTGCCTTTTAGAACTGAGACACTTGCTACATTTGCAATTAGTTTAAACTAGTTGTGAAATAATTTGATTAATGAGTTTTATGTTGTGGAAGTAGCCTTAAAATATTGTCTTTGCAGTTGGGAAGGAATGAAGAAACATCTTAAGGATACTAGTATTTTGCAGCAAAATTTGAGGttataaagaggaaaataaaactgcCATGGAGATGAAACACAaagtttatttgaattattttacctttttttgctAAATTCATCAGTTTCTGAGATCtggttctcatttctttttagtcccTTTATAAGCCTTTTTCCAATAGTgttcatttcaattattttaaatgtcttacaGTAATTTTACACTTGCATTTATAAGGCTTTGTTATTTCTATGTGACACAGTAAtcctttcatattttcttcacaAAATACAAACTCCTGGCAGTTTACTCAAAAAAATCTTGTGATCCTTTTCCTGAGATTCAGATATTTTAGACTGAAAATTGTTTTCTGACCAATGATAATTGGGatcaataaacacattttaagCTAACACAATTATTAGTACAGTGTGAGAATGAATAGTAGGTGATGACATTTTGTTgtcaaaattattataatatggTCCAATGAAATGattcctcctcccatccccctaaggaaaaaaacaaacaagaaacctcCCCTTCTAGGGTCAAGCTGTAACACTAGTTTTTACAGTCAGAGTAGAGAATAACACTGGGCTATAACAGGGGAGTAAAAATAGGGAAATTATCCGGTGTGTCCCAATTCTCTCACCCTAGGATTAGGAGCTTGAGCCACAAATTCAAATTTTTCtatgttaaaaatcattttttagagTAATAATACATGTATGGGAAAAACAATGgcaatattgaaatataattttttatttctgaattacaagtttattgtatattttgtgtatatagaaagtttaaaatattttggaacatAGTGGTATTTCCATTGAACAACATTTTTTAGATGTTTTGGAGTGTCATTAAATGGCTGTTTTATAGGAAAAAGAATCCTCTGAATTTTAAACAAAACTATATTTCTGTTGGGTATTTTGTGTGAGGAGTTAGTTTTTCTAAGTGTTCCACTATGTTTCCAACACAACCTAATTAGAGTAAATAcacaaagcttttaaaaatacttactttATAACTTCTCACATACTGTCACATTTTTCGAATCTGAGATTTAGTGGCTTTAATGTAAACTCTTTTTCTCCTACAAGTCTCATTAAAGATGTGTCATCTTGCATTTACAAATTACTTTGTAATTATCAAGGAAGGTATCAGTTTTTAACATCTCGGCTGAGTAATTGGGCTGTTGCCACCATCACTTACTTGAAGGAGAACTCCAATTTTTGATGTTTTGGTAAATTGATTATTAGGTTGTTGGATTTGTTAATAAAAAGTTTTACTGTGTACATTTTAGAAGGAACAGCTATGACAATATAGTAATTAGAGAATAATTTGCTCAATTTTGTCCCCTTTTGTTCTTCTGTGTACTACTAATGTTGAGGGAATAGTTGACAGATACTTGTATTCACATGTATCTGTCTGAATTGTAGGTTGAGAATTGTTCTTAAAAGGAAGCAATAGGCTAATGTTTACCTCATAAATCAATGCAAATTTTGGTAGATTTTAAGCAATTTATTGCTTAATAATTTGCATTAAAAAGCTTAATATGAAACAATTTCATTAATCTACTTTATTCAGACAGTAAGTGCCACAAGGAAAACCTGACTAATAAAGTTGCCTTATAAGATTTTCTCaagaaaaccaaaacccaaaaaacctaaTAAAATGAGAGTCTCAAACCACAACAGACGTGTCAGATGGACTTGAAAATTACTGATTATTGCCCCAGAATATCCAGTTTGTGAAATAAATTGTGGGATCTGACTCTAGTAAATCTAGGGTttattataaagtttttaaaagtgaagTACTAAATGTAAAAGGCAATTTGATCTTGTCACTGTGTAGGGAATTACGTAGGTGTAATACTGAAAAGGTGATTCAAACTGGTGTTTGTACTTTTAGAAATCATGGAAATTACACAAAAATGTCACAAACCACAGCCATTGGAATTTGGCCTGAAATACCAAGCCAGAtaaatgagaattgcttgagaaaaTCGGAACCAGCTTAAATGAAAGCAGCTTATCATTGGCATGTagtatgtcttttaaaatgtataattatctAACAGAAGGAAAATAGAATATTTGGAGTAGATTAcctcttcaaaaacaaaaagcatataCTATGTAtccaagataaatttttaaaaaactaactcaACCCTAAAAAATGGCAAACTTCAATGagtgaaagattttttaaaataacatattcaaaaaaatttaaatcaaatttatattttttaaagttcactttTTAATGAAGGACTAAATCTTGAACTGTAAAGGATATATTAAGGTTAAATGTTTTGCATAAGTTATTGTTCTAGGATTTGGATAATAGAATAATTTGCAAGGCCATTGTTTCAATACATTCTTTATATGTTTACCATTACAAACATATAAACAGAATACTCTGAAAGATCTGAATGGAAAGtattatatgaaattttatttttctataaatattgaggcatatatataattattttttgtttttatttcttagctACATCTGCTGGAATGAGATGTATGATGATTTAGAGTTGGTTCTCTTAAGTGCAGTATTTCTTTAGGATAATCAGTGATAGTGCATATATGATTGAGCTACTGTTGTGAACATAATTGATGGCAGAATGCCTTGATGCAGCTCTTACCAACAATTTATGGAGATTAAAAGGGTGGTAGAACTGGTGGGTTAGAAATTGCTTTCTAAAGAACTGGAGGATCGAAGAGAAACCTGGGGTTTCCAGTGCCCTCTGAAATAATCTTTACATAAAACCCAGGTTTAGTAGGTACAATTGTTGTTTAAGTGCGCTgctcatgaaaaaaaatttatgtggCAGAAAGATTATTTGGTCATGGATATTGTATGAACAAATCAGGGCTTCTGTACCCATGTTAAAGGAAAAAtggagaatgttctgtatatttaATATGCACATGTGATTGTATTTAACTTTATAGGTAATAAATGATACAGGTAAACACACTTATGAAGATCAAACACGTTTCATGCCCAAGAAAGTCTAATCACGAATTGTCCTTAGCTTCCTGTATATGGATTGTCCCGTTTCCATATGTTCAAGCAAGATGTATCTCTCTCACATAGATATTTTTACTTAGAGACTCAAGAGGACATATgtaaggcaaaaaagaaaaacataaacatttattcTTCCTCTGCCTTGATTCATAAAAAATCCGAGGCagtttatgaataaatatatttgtgcGCTTTAAACATTTAGTAAAACTCAAGACCTCATAAATAAGGATCTTATAAAAGAGTAGGAAATTAAGATATAAGTTGAAAAAACATCAACTAAACAGGCTATAAAGCCTACTGAATTCCTATAGTTGAGCCTCACATTTGGCTCTAAGCTTCCTCGTGGTCAATTGAAAAAGTCAGTTATATTTTCCTTGCATTTAGGAAGAACACCCTCCcaatacacacagacatacacacaacATTTCTCAAGGAAAGAGGCATTTCCTAATACTcagctc
This window harbors:
- the NKX2-4 gene encoding homeobox protein Nkx-2.4, translating into MSLSPKHTTPFSVSDILSPIEETYKKFSGAMDGAPPGLGAPLGAAAAYRAPPPGPSSQAATVAGMQPSHAMAGHNAAAAAAAAAAAAAAAATYHMPPGVSQFPHGAMGGYCNGGLGNMGELPAYTDGMRGGAATGWYGANPDPRYSSISRFMGPSAGVNVAGMGSLTGIADAAKSLGPLHAAAAAAAPRRKRRVLFSQAQVYELERRFKQQKYLSAPEREHLASMIHLTPTQVKIWFQNHRYKMKRQAKDKAAQQLQQEGGLGPPPPPPPSPRRVAVPVLVKDGKPCQNGASTPTPGQAGPQPPAPTPAPELEELSPSPPALHGPGGGLAALDAAAGEYSGGVLGANLLYGRTW